A window from Manis javanica isolate MJ-LG chromosome 10, MJ_LKY, whole genome shotgun sequence encodes these proteins:
- the INTS15 gene encoding integrator complex subunit 15 isoform X1, whose amino-acid sequence MSDIRHSLLRRDALSAAKEVLYHLDIYFSSQLQSAPLPIVDKGPVELLEEFVFQVPKERGTQPKRLNSLQELQLLEIMCNYFQEQTKDSVRQIIFSSLFSPQGNKADDSRMSLLGKLVSMAVAVCRIPVLECAASWLQRTPVVYCVRLARALVDDYCCLVPGSVQTLKQIFSASPRFCCQFITSVTALYDLSSDDLIPPLDLLEMTVNWIFEDPRLILITFLNTPIAANLPIGFLELTPLTGLIRWCVKAPLAYKRKKKPSLSNGHVTAKVIKDSGGMDRDSHLLFSKLHLSVLQVLMMLQVHLTEKNLYGRLGLILFDHMVPLVEEINRLADELNPLNASQEIELALDRLAQALQVAMSSGALLCTRDDLRTLCSRLPHNNLLQLVISGPVQQSPHAALPPGFYPHIHTPPLGYGAVPAHPAAHPALPTHPGHTFISGMTFPFRPIR is encoded by the exons ATGAGCGACATCCGCCACTCGCTGCTGCGCCGGGACGCGCTAAGCGCCGCCAAGGAAGTGCTGTACCACCTGGACATCTACTTCAGCAGCCAACTGCAGAGCGCACCACTGCCCATCGTGGACAAGGGCCCCGTGGAGCTGCTCGAGGAGTTCGTGTTCCAGGTGCCCAAGGAGCGCGGCACGCAGCCCAAG AGATTGAATTCACTTCAGGAGCTCCAACTTCTTGAAATCATGTGCAATTATTTCCAGGAGCAAACCAAGGACTCTGTCCGGCAGATTATTTTCTCATCCCTTTTCAGCCCCCAAGGGAACAAAGCTGATGACAGCCGAATGAGCCTGCTGGGAAAACTGGTCTCTATGGCAGTGGCCGTGTGTCGGATCCCCGTGTTGGAGTGTGCGGCCTCCTGGCTCCAG CGGACGCCGGTGGTCTACTGTGTGAGGTTAGCCAGGGCCCTCGTGGATGACTACTGCTGTTTGGTGCCAGGATCTGTTCAGACGCTGAAGCAGATATTCAGTGCCAGCCCCCGCTTCTGCTGCCAGTTCATTACTTCCGTCACTGCGCTTTATGACCTGTCATCAG ATGATCTCATCCCACCTTTGGACTTGCTTGAAATGACTGTCAACTGGATTTTTGAGGACCCAAGGTTGATTCTCATCACTTTTTTAAATACTCCAATTGCCGCCAATCTCCCAATAGGATTTTTAGAGCTCACCCCACTCACTGGATTGATCCGCTGGTGTGTGAAGGCCCCCCTGGCttataaaaggaagaagaagCCCTCCTTGTCCAATGGTCACGTCACTGCCAAAGTTATAAAGGACTCGGGAGGGATGGACAGAGACTCACACCTCTTGTTCTCAAAACTCCATCTCAGCGTCCTGCAGGTTCTCATGATGCTCCAGGTGCATTTGACCGAGAAGAATCTCTATGGGCGCCTGGGGCTGATCCTGTTTGACCACATGGTCCCACTGGTGGAGGAGATCAACAGATTGGCAGATGAACTGAACCCCCTCAACGCCTCCCAGGAGATCGAGCTCGCTCTGGACCGGCTCGCTCAGGCTTTGCAGGTGGCCATGTCCTCTGGAGCCCTGCTGTGCACTAGAG ATGACCTGAGAACCCTGTGCTCCAGGCTGCCCCATAATAA CCTGCTCCAGCTGGTGATCTCGGGCCCAGTGCAGCAGTCGCCACACGCAGCACTCCCCCCTGGGTTCTACCCTCACATCCACACGCCCCCGCTAGGCTACGGGGCTGTGCCAGCTCACCCTGCCGCCCACCCTGCGCTGCCCACACACCCCGGACATACCTTCATCTCAGGCATGACGTTTCCATTCAGGCCCATCCGCTAG
- the ZDHHC4 gene encoding palmitoyltransferase ZDHHC4 isoform X2 → MGPPEAWRRALKSQTRCGWWVPAIFSYVIPECLQRAMLRLLHYLFHTRNYTFIILHLVLQGMIYIEYTWEILGYCQELEVSVYYLLQPYLLLIVNLVFFTLSCVSNPGTITKENESLFLQIYEFDEVMFPKDTRCSTCDLRKPARSKHCSVCNRCVHRFDHHCVWVSNCIGAWNARYFLIYLLTLTASTVTMAIVSTVFLVQLVVSSDLYLETYMDDLGHLRVNDIIFLIQYLFLTFPRIVSMLGFVVVLSILLGGYLCFALYLAATNQTTNEWYRGDRAWCQHCPNVAKPWIYRNIHSHGFWSNLREIFVPAAAQDERKKK, encoded by the exons ATGGGTCCGCCGGAAGCCTGGAGGCGCGCCCTGAAGTCGCAGACGCGGTGCGGCTGGTGGGTCCCGGCG atattttccTATGTAATTCCAGAATGCCTTCAGAGAGCCATGCTAAGATTGCTTCATTACCTCTTTCATACACG AAACTACACCTTCATTATCCTTCATCTTGTCTTGCAAGGGATGATTTATATtgaatatacctgggaaatacttGGCTACTGTCAAGAGCTGGAGGTCTCCGTGTATTACCTCCTTCAGCCCTACCTGCTGTTGATCGTAAACCTGGTGTTTTTCACCCTAAGCTGTGTAAGCAACCCTG gtaccataacaaaagaaaatgaatcattGTTTCTTCAAATTTATGAATTCGATGAAGTGATGTTCCCAAAGGACACAAGGTGCTCTACTTGTGACTTAAGGAAACCAGCTCGGTCCAAACACTGCA GTGTGTGCAATCGATGCGTGCACCGTTTTGACCACCACTGTGTTTGGGTGAGCAACTGCATTGGGGCTTGGAACGCCAGGTACTTCCTCATCTACCTCTTGACGTTGACAGCCTCAACTGTCACAATGGCCATTGTGAGCACTGTGTTTCTGGTCCAGTTGGTGGTGTCGTCGGACTTATACCTGGAGACATACATGGATGACCTTGGACACTTACGAGTTAATGACATCATTTTTCTTATCCAG TACCTGTTCCTGACTTTCCCAAGGATTGTCTCCATGCTGGGCTTTGTTGTGGTGCTGAGCATCCTTCTGGGAGGCTACCTGTGCTTTGCTCTGTACCTGGCCGCCACCAACCAAACCACTAATGAGTGGTACAGAGGTGACCGGGCCTGGTGCCAGCACTGCCCCAACGTTGCAAAGCCCTGGATCTACCGGAACATCCACTCCCACGGGTTTTGGAGCAACCTTCGAGAGATCTTTGTACCTGCTGCTGCACAagatgagagaaagaagaaataa
- the INTS15 gene encoding integrator complex subunit 15 isoform X2: MSDIRHSLLRRDALSAAKEVLYHLDIYFSSQLQSAPLPIVDKGPVELLEEFVFQVPKERGTQPKRLNSLQELQLLEIMCNYFQEQTKDSVRQIIFSSLFSPQGNKADDSRMSLLGKLVSMAVAVCRIPVLECAASWLQRTPVVYCVRLARALVDDYCCLVPGSVQTLKQIFSASPRFCCQFITSVTALYDLSSDDLIPPLDLLEMTVNWIFEDPRLILITFLNTPIAANLPIGFLELTPLTGLIRWCVKAPLAYKRKKKPSLSNGHVTAKVIKDSGGMDRDSHLLFSKLHLSVLQVLMMLQVHLTEKNLYGRLGLILFDHMVPLVEEINRLADELNPLNASQEIELALDRLAQALQVAMSSGALLCTRVLELFQENDLVLKTHLSVCFPVGSQKLAVVPSGVTADDLRTLCSRLPHNNLLQLVISGPVQQSPHAALPPGFYPHIHTPPLGYGAVPAHPAAHPALPTHPGHTFISGMTFPFRPIR; encoded by the exons ATGAGCGACATCCGCCACTCGCTGCTGCGCCGGGACGCGCTAAGCGCCGCCAAGGAAGTGCTGTACCACCTGGACATCTACTTCAGCAGCCAACTGCAGAGCGCACCACTGCCCATCGTGGACAAGGGCCCCGTGGAGCTGCTCGAGGAGTTCGTGTTCCAGGTGCCCAAGGAGCGCGGCACGCAGCCCAAG AGATTGAATTCACTTCAGGAGCTCCAACTTCTTGAAATCATGTGCAATTATTTCCAGGAGCAAACCAAGGACTCTGTCCGGCAGATTATTTTCTCATCCCTTTTCAGCCCCCAAGGGAACAAAGCTGATGACAGCCGAATGAGCCTGCTGGGAAAACTGGTCTCTATGGCAGTGGCCGTGTGTCGGATCCCCGTGTTGGAGTGTGCGGCCTCCTGGCTCCAG CGGACGCCGGTGGTCTACTGTGTGAGGTTAGCCAGGGCCCTCGTGGATGACTACTGCTGTTTGGTGCCAGGATCTGTTCAGACGCTGAAGCAGATATTCAGTGCCAGCCCCCGCTTCTGCTGCCAGTTCATTACTTCCGTCACTGCGCTTTATGACCTGTCATCAG ATGATCTCATCCCACCTTTGGACTTGCTTGAAATGACTGTCAACTGGATTTTTGAGGACCCAAGGTTGATTCTCATCACTTTTTTAAATACTCCAATTGCCGCCAATCTCCCAATAGGATTTTTAGAGCTCACCCCACTCACTGGATTGATCCGCTGGTGTGTGAAGGCCCCCCTGGCttataaaaggaagaagaagCCCTCCTTGTCCAATGGTCACGTCACTGCCAAAGTTATAAAGGACTCGGGAGGGATGGACAGAGACTCACACCTCTTGTTCTCAAAACTCCATCTCAGCGTCCTGCAGGTTCTCATGATGCTCCAGGTGCATTTGACCGAGAAGAATCTCTATGGGCGCCTGGGGCTGATCCTGTTTGACCACATGGTCCCACTGGTGGAGGAGATCAACAGATTGGCAGATGAACTGAACCCCCTCAACGCCTCCCAGGAGATCGAGCTCGCTCTGGACCGGCTCGCTCAGGCTTTGCAGGTGGCCATGTCCTCTGGAGCCCTGCTGTGCACTAGAG TGCTTGAGCTCTTCCAGGAGAATGATCTGGTGCTGAAGACACACTTGTCTGTGTGTTTTCCTGTTGGCTCACAGAAGTTGGCTGTGGTCCCAAGTGGTGTGACTGCTG ATGACCTGAGAACCCTGTGCTCCAGGCTGCCCCATAATAA CCTGCTCCAGCTGGTGATCTCGGGCCCAGTGCAGCAGTCGCCACACGCAGCACTCCCCCCTGGGTTCTACCCTCACATCCACACGCCCCCGCTAGGCTACGGGGCTGTGCCAGCTCACCCTGCCGCCCACCCTGCGCTGCCCACACACCCCGGACATACCTTCATCTCAGGCATGACGTTTCCATTCAGGCCCATCCGCTAG
- the ZDHHC4 gene encoding palmitoyltransferase ZDHHC4 isoform X3 encodes MPELPAESYPYEKHIFSYVIPECLQRAMLRLLHYLFHTRNYTFIILHLVLQGMIYIEYTWEILGYCQELEVSVYYLLQPYLLLIVNLVFFTLSCVSNPGTITKENESLFLQIYEFDEVMFPKDTRCSTCDLRKPARSKHCSVCNRCVHRFDHHCVWVSNCIGAWNARYFLIYLLTLTASTVTMAIVSTVFLVQLVVSSDLYLETYMDDLGHLRVNDIIFLIQYLFLTFPRIVSMLGFVVVLSILLGGYLCFALYLAATNQTTNEWYRGDRAWCQHCPNVAKPWIYRNIHSHGFWSNLREIFVPAAAQDERKKK; translated from the exons ATGCCAGAACTGCCGGCTGAAAGTTATCCATACGAGAAACAT atattttccTATGTAATTCCAGAATGCCTTCAGAGAGCCATGCTAAGATTGCTTCATTACCTCTTTCATACACG AAACTACACCTTCATTATCCTTCATCTTGTCTTGCAAGGGATGATTTATATtgaatatacctgggaaatacttGGCTACTGTCAAGAGCTGGAGGTCTCCGTGTATTACCTCCTTCAGCCCTACCTGCTGTTGATCGTAAACCTGGTGTTTTTCACCCTAAGCTGTGTAAGCAACCCTG gtaccataacaaaagaaaatgaatcattGTTTCTTCAAATTTATGAATTCGATGAAGTGATGTTCCCAAAGGACACAAGGTGCTCTACTTGTGACTTAAGGAAACCAGCTCGGTCCAAACACTGCA GTGTGTGCAATCGATGCGTGCACCGTTTTGACCACCACTGTGTTTGGGTGAGCAACTGCATTGGGGCTTGGAACGCCAGGTACTTCCTCATCTACCTCTTGACGTTGACAGCCTCAACTGTCACAATGGCCATTGTGAGCACTGTGTTTCTGGTCCAGTTGGTGGTGTCGTCGGACTTATACCTGGAGACATACATGGATGACCTTGGACACTTACGAGTTAATGACATCATTTTTCTTATCCAG TACCTGTTCCTGACTTTCCCAAGGATTGTCTCCATGCTGGGCTTTGTTGTGGTGCTGAGCATCCTTCTGGGAGGCTACCTGTGCTTTGCTCTGTACCTGGCCGCCACCAACCAAACCACTAATGAGTGGTACAGAGGTGACCGGGCCTGGTGCCAGCACTGCCCCAACGTTGCAAAGCCCTGGATCTACCGGAACATCCACTCCCACGGGTTTTGGAGCAACCTTCGAGAGATCTTTGTACCTGCTGCTGCACAagatgagagaaagaagaaataa
- the ZDHHC4 gene encoding palmitoyltransferase ZDHHC4 isoform X1 → MDFLVLFLFYLALVLVGVVMICICWKTQYLNGLGSGGAQIFSYVIPECLQRAMLRLLHYLFHTRNYTFIILHLVLQGMIYIEYTWEILGYCQELEVSVYYLLQPYLLLIVNLVFFTLSCVSNPGTITKENESLFLQIYEFDEVMFPKDTRCSTCDLRKPARSKHCSVCNRCVHRFDHHCVWVSNCIGAWNARYFLIYLLTLTASTVTMAIVSTVFLVQLVVSSDLYLETYMDDLGHLRVNDIIFLIQYLFLTFPRIVSMLGFVVVLSILLGGYLCFALYLAATNQTTNEWYRGDRAWCQHCPNVAKPWIYRNIHSHGFWSNLREIFVPAAAQDERKKK, encoded by the exons ATGGACTTTCTGGTTCTCTTCTTGTTCTACCTGGCTTTGGTGCTGGTTGGTGTTGTAATGATCTGCATCTGCTGGAAAACCCAGTACTTGAATGGCCTGGGTTCGGGAGGAGCACAG atattttccTATGTAATTCCAGAATGCCTTCAGAGAGCCATGCTAAGATTGCTTCATTACCTCTTTCATACACG AAACTACACCTTCATTATCCTTCATCTTGTCTTGCAAGGGATGATTTATATtgaatatacctgggaaatacttGGCTACTGTCAAGAGCTGGAGGTCTCCGTGTATTACCTCCTTCAGCCCTACCTGCTGTTGATCGTAAACCTGGTGTTTTTCACCCTAAGCTGTGTAAGCAACCCTG gtaccataacaaaagaaaatgaatcattGTTTCTTCAAATTTATGAATTCGATGAAGTGATGTTCCCAAAGGACACAAGGTGCTCTACTTGTGACTTAAGGAAACCAGCTCGGTCCAAACACTGCA GTGTGTGCAATCGATGCGTGCACCGTTTTGACCACCACTGTGTTTGGGTGAGCAACTGCATTGGGGCTTGGAACGCCAGGTACTTCCTCATCTACCTCTTGACGTTGACAGCCTCAACTGTCACAATGGCCATTGTGAGCACTGTGTTTCTGGTCCAGTTGGTGGTGTCGTCGGACTTATACCTGGAGACATACATGGATGACCTTGGACACTTACGAGTTAATGACATCATTTTTCTTATCCAG TACCTGTTCCTGACTTTCCCAAGGATTGTCTCCATGCTGGGCTTTGTTGTGGTGCTGAGCATCCTTCTGGGAGGCTACCTGTGCTTTGCTCTGTACCTGGCCGCCACCAACCAAACCACTAATGAGTGGTACAGAGGTGACCGGGCCTGGTGCCAGCACTGCCCCAACGTTGCAAAGCCCTGGATCTACCGGAACATCCACTCCCACGGGTTTTGGAGCAACCTTCGAGAGATCTTTGTACCTGCTGCTGCACAagatgagagaaagaagaaataa
- the ZDHHC4 gene encoding palmitoyltransferase ZDHHC4 isoform X5: MLRLLHYLFHTRNYTFIILHLVLQGMIYIEYTWEILGYCQELEVSVYYLLQPYLLLIVNLVFFTLSCVSNPGTITKENESLFLQIYEFDEVMFPKDTRCSTCDLRKPARSKHCSVCNRCVHRFDHHCVWVSNCIGAWNARYFLIYLLTLTASTVTMAIVSTVFLVQLVVSSDLYLETYMDDLGHLRVNDIIFLIQYLFLTFPRIVSMLGFVVVLSILLGGYLCFALYLAATNQTTNEWYRGDRAWCQHCPNVAKPWIYRNIHSHGFWSNLREIFVPAAAQDERKKK, encoded by the exons ATGCTAAGATTGCTTCATTACCTCTTTCATACACG AAACTACACCTTCATTATCCTTCATCTTGTCTTGCAAGGGATGATTTATATtgaatatacctgggaaatacttGGCTACTGTCAAGAGCTGGAGGTCTCCGTGTATTACCTCCTTCAGCCCTACCTGCTGTTGATCGTAAACCTGGTGTTTTTCACCCTAAGCTGTGTAAGCAACCCTG gtaccataacaaaagaaaatgaatcattGTTTCTTCAAATTTATGAATTCGATGAAGTGATGTTCCCAAAGGACACAAGGTGCTCTACTTGTGACTTAAGGAAACCAGCTCGGTCCAAACACTGCA GTGTGTGCAATCGATGCGTGCACCGTTTTGACCACCACTGTGTTTGGGTGAGCAACTGCATTGGGGCTTGGAACGCCAGGTACTTCCTCATCTACCTCTTGACGTTGACAGCCTCAACTGTCACAATGGCCATTGTGAGCACTGTGTTTCTGGTCCAGTTGGTGGTGTCGTCGGACTTATACCTGGAGACATACATGGATGACCTTGGACACTTACGAGTTAATGACATCATTTTTCTTATCCAG TACCTGTTCCTGACTTTCCCAAGGATTGTCTCCATGCTGGGCTTTGTTGTGGTGCTGAGCATCCTTCTGGGAGGCTACCTGTGCTTTGCTCTGTACCTGGCCGCCACCAACCAAACCACTAATGAGTGGTACAGAGGTGACCGGGCCTGGTGCCAGCACTGCCCCAACGTTGCAAAGCCCTGGATCTACCGGAACATCCACTCCCACGGGTTTTGGAGCAACCTTCGAGAGATCTTTGTACCTGCTGCTGCACAagatgagagaaagaagaaataa
- the INTS15 gene encoding integrator complex subunit 15 isoform X3, which translates to MSLLGKLVSMAVAVCRIPVLECAASWLQRTPVVYCVRLARALVDDYCCLVPGSVQTLKQIFSASPRFCCQFITSVTALYDLSSDDLIPPLDLLEMTVNWIFEDPRLILITFLNTPIAANLPIGFLELTPLTGLIRWCVKAPLAYKRKKKPSLSNGHVTAKVIKDSGGMDRDSHLLFSKLHLSVLQVLMMLQVHLTEKNLYGRLGLILFDHMVPLVEEINRLADELNPLNASQEIELALDRLAQALQVAMSSGALLCTRVLELFQENDLVLKTHLSVCFPVGSQKLAVVPSGVTADDLRTLCSRLPHNNLLQLVISGPVQQSPHAALPPGFYPHIHTPPLGYGAVPAHPAAHPALPTHPGHTFISGMTFPFRPIR; encoded by the exons ATGAGCCTGCTGGGAAAACTGGTCTCTATGGCAGTGGCCGTGTGTCGGATCCCCGTGTTGGAGTGTGCGGCCTCCTGGCTCCAG CGGACGCCGGTGGTCTACTGTGTGAGGTTAGCCAGGGCCCTCGTGGATGACTACTGCTGTTTGGTGCCAGGATCTGTTCAGACGCTGAAGCAGATATTCAGTGCCAGCCCCCGCTTCTGCTGCCAGTTCATTACTTCCGTCACTGCGCTTTATGACCTGTCATCAG ATGATCTCATCCCACCTTTGGACTTGCTTGAAATGACTGTCAACTGGATTTTTGAGGACCCAAGGTTGATTCTCATCACTTTTTTAAATACTCCAATTGCCGCCAATCTCCCAATAGGATTTTTAGAGCTCACCCCACTCACTGGATTGATCCGCTGGTGTGTGAAGGCCCCCCTGGCttataaaaggaagaagaagCCCTCCTTGTCCAATGGTCACGTCACTGCCAAAGTTATAAAGGACTCGGGAGGGATGGACAGAGACTCACACCTCTTGTTCTCAAAACTCCATCTCAGCGTCCTGCAGGTTCTCATGATGCTCCAGGTGCATTTGACCGAGAAGAATCTCTATGGGCGCCTGGGGCTGATCCTGTTTGACCACATGGTCCCACTGGTGGAGGAGATCAACAGATTGGCAGATGAACTGAACCCCCTCAACGCCTCCCAGGAGATCGAGCTCGCTCTGGACCGGCTCGCTCAGGCTTTGCAGGTGGCCATGTCCTCTGGAGCCCTGCTGTGCACTAGAG TGCTTGAGCTCTTCCAGGAGAATGATCTGGTGCTGAAGACACACTTGTCTGTGTGTTTTCCTGTTGGCTCACAGAAGTTGGCTGTGGTCCCAAGTGGTGTGACTGCTG ATGACCTGAGAACCCTGTGCTCCAGGCTGCCCCATAATAA CCTGCTCCAGCTGGTGATCTCGGGCCCAGTGCAGCAGTCGCCACACGCAGCACTCCCCCCTGGGTTCTACCCTCACATCCACACGCCCCCGCTAGGCTACGGGGCTGTGCCAGCTCACCCTGCCGCCCACCCTGCGCTGCCCACACACCCCGGACATACCTTCATCTCAGGCATGACGTTTCCATTCAGGCCCATCCGCTAG
- the ZDHHC4 gene encoding palmitoyltransferase ZDHHC4 isoform X4, giving the protein MDFLVLFLFYLALVLVGVVMICICWKTQYLNGLGSGGAQIFSYVIPECLQRAMLRLLHYLFHTRNYTFIILHLVLQGMIYIEYTWEILGYCQELEVSVYYLLQPYLLLIVNLVFFTLSCVSNPGTITKENESLFLQIYEFDEVMFPKDTRCSTCDLRKPARSKHCTSTVTMAIVSTVFLVQLVVSSDLYLETYMDDLGHLRVNDIIFLIQYLFLTFPRIVSMLGFVVVLSILLGGYLCFALYLAATNQTTNEWYRGDRAWCQHCPNVAKPWIYRNIHSHGFWSNLREIFVPAAAQDERKKK; this is encoded by the exons ATGGACTTTCTGGTTCTCTTCTTGTTCTACCTGGCTTTGGTGCTGGTTGGTGTTGTAATGATCTGCATCTGCTGGAAAACCCAGTACTTGAATGGCCTGGGTTCGGGAGGAGCACAG atattttccTATGTAATTCCAGAATGCCTTCAGAGAGCCATGCTAAGATTGCTTCATTACCTCTTTCATACACG AAACTACACCTTCATTATCCTTCATCTTGTCTTGCAAGGGATGATTTATATtgaatatacctgggaaatacttGGCTACTGTCAAGAGCTGGAGGTCTCCGTGTATTACCTCCTTCAGCCCTACCTGCTGTTGATCGTAAACCTGGTGTTTTTCACCCTAAGCTGTGTAAGCAACCCTG gtaccataacaaaagaaaatgaatcattGTTTCTTCAAATTTATGAATTCGATGAAGTGATGTTCCCAAAGGACACAAGGTGCTCTACTTGTGACTTAAGGAAACCAGCTCGGTCCAAACACTGCA CCTCAACTGTCACAATGGCCATTGTGAGCACTGTGTTTCTGGTCCAGTTGGTGGTGTCGTCGGACTTATACCTGGAGACATACATGGATGACCTTGGACACTTACGAGTTAATGACATCATTTTTCTTATCCAG TACCTGTTCCTGACTTTCCCAAGGATTGTCTCCATGCTGGGCTTTGTTGTGGTGCTGAGCATCCTTCTGGGAGGCTACCTGTGCTTTGCTCTGTACCTGGCCGCCACCAACCAAACCACTAATGAGTGGTACAGAGGTGACCGGGCCTGGTGCCAGCACTGCCCCAACGTTGCAAAGCCCTGGATCTACCGGAACATCCACTCCCACGGGTTTTGGAGCAACCTTCGAGAGATCTTTGTACCTGCTGCTGCACAagatgagagaaagaagaaataa